One stretch of Deinococcus ficus DNA includes these proteins:
- the hpaB gene encoding 4-hydroxyphenylacetate 3-monooxygenase, oxygenase component codes for MTTHVTQGSAISPMHSEGKGVITGQQFLDRLRKSPPNLFIDGQQVQDPTTHPATKNMAASLAGLYDMQFDPATRDQVTYEEGGHRYGMAFMVPRTKEDLRRIGESHRVRANYGLGFLGRAPDYMNTNLMAAGMGAEYFAQCQPEGDHKVDFAGNMRRYYEFVRDNDLCLTHALTNPQVNRAKMASEMPDPYIALGIVEENDQGVVLRGARMMATLPIADELLVFPSTVLKENADKSRYAMGFAVPCNAPGLSFQCREPIDVGRPTEDHPLASRFDEQDAFVIFDDVLIPWERVFLLYDVNLANKAYAGTDAVLHMAYQVVNLKIAKTEAFLGTAQSIVNAIGSGGFQHVQSKIAEIIIMLEIMKALEVAAVDGATLNRYGVMTPARGPLDAARNYYPGVYARLPELLQYLGASGIIMMPSKADREGPLGPQIDKFLQAGNATAEERLKLFRLAWDMSMSAFGGRQSLYEKFFFGDPVRMHSALYEVYDSSEYVGRIKAFLNRKDGAQ; via the coding sequence ATGACCACCCACGTCACCCAAGGCAGCGCCATCTCCCCCATGCACAGTGAAGGCAAGGGCGTGATCACCGGGCAGCAGTTCCTGGACCGCCTGCGCAAGAGTCCCCCGAACCTGTTCATCGACGGGCAGCAGGTCCAGGACCCCACCACGCACCCCGCCACGAAAAACATGGCTGCCAGCCTGGCCGGCCTGTACGACATGCAGTTCGACCCGGCCACCCGGGACCAGGTCACGTACGAGGAAGGCGGGCACCGTTACGGGATGGCCTTCATGGTGCCGCGCACGAAAGAGGACCTGCGCCGCATCGGCGAGTCGCACCGCGTCCGCGCGAACTACGGCCTGGGCTTCCTGGGCCGCGCGCCCGACTACATGAACACCAACCTGATGGCCGCCGGGATGGGCGCGGAGTACTTCGCGCAGTGCCAGCCTGAGGGCGACCACAAGGTGGACTTCGCCGGGAACATGCGCCGGTACTACGAGTTCGTGCGCGACAACGACCTGTGCCTCACGCACGCCCTGACCAACCCCCAGGTGAACCGCGCGAAGATGGCGTCCGAGATGCCCGACCCGTACATCGCCCTGGGCATCGTGGAGGAGAACGACCAAGGCGTGGTCCTGCGCGGCGCGCGCATGATGGCCACCCTGCCCATCGCGGATGAACTGCTGGTGTTCCCCAGTACCGTCCTCAAGGAGAACGCCGACAAGAGCCGTTACGCGATGGGCTTCGCGGTGCCGTGTAACGCCCCGGGCCTGAGCTTCCAGTGCCGCGAACCCATCGACGTGGGCCGCCCCACCGAGGACCACCCGCTCGCCAGCCGCTTCGACGAGCAGGACGCCTTCGTGATCTTCGACGACGTGCTGATCCCATGGGAGCGCGTGTTCCTGCTGTACGACGTGAACCTCGCGAACAAGGCCTACGCCGGCACGGACGCCGTGCTGCACATGGCGTACCAGGTCGTGAACCTGAAGATCGCCAAGACCGAGGCGTTCCTGGGCACCGCGCAGAGCATCGTGAACGCCATCGGGTCCGGCGGGTTCCAGCACGTGCAGAGCAAGATCGCCGAGATCATCATCATGCTGGAGATCATGAAGGCCCTGGAGGTCGCGGCCGTGGACGGCGCCACCCTGAACCGGTACGGCGTGATGACCCCGGCCCGCGGGCCGCTGGACGCCGCGCGCAACTACTACCCCGGCGTGTACGCCCGGTTGCCGGAACTGCTGCAGTACCTGGGCGCCTCAGGCATCATCATGATGCCCAGCAAGGCCGACCGCGAGGGCCCGCTCGGGCCGCAGATCGACAAGTTCCTGCAGGCCGGCAACGCCACCGCCGAGGAGCGCCTCAAGCTCTTCCGTCTCGCCTGGGACATGAGCATGAGTGCCTTCGGCGGCCGGCAGTCGCTGTACGAGAAATTCTTCTTCGGCGACCCGGTCCGCATGCACAGCGCGCTGTACGAGGTGTACGACAGCAGCGAGTACGTGGGCCGCATCAAGGCGTTCCTGAACCGCAAGGACGGGGCGCAGTGA
- a CDS encoding NAD-dependent epimerase/dehydratase family protein, which translates to MKPHRVLITGAAGEIGTALREQLRGRFPVLCLTDVRDMPEARPGEEVMPADLTDLASVQAVMQDVDAVIHLGGIANEHTYEQIRTVNMDGTYHVLEAARRAGVKRVAFASSIHTVGHYARTETISPAVPVRPDTFYGVSKVFGEALGRLYWERHGLEFVGVRICSFQDRPKDRRHLSTWLSPRDAAQLFGKAVTASDAGYLIVAGISGNARRWMSPDGWDVLGYDPQDDAETYAAELESIHGDPADLSEQRQGGVFVDPAYTGLAADPTP; encoded by the coding sequence GTGAAGCCCCACCGCGTGCTGATCACCGGCGCGGCCGGCGAGATCGGCACGGCGCTGCGCGAGCAGCTGCGCGGCCGCTTTCCGGTGCTGTGCCTCACGGACGTGCGCGACATGCCGGAGGCGCGTCCCGGTGAGGAGGTCATGCCGGCCGACCTGACCGACCTCGCCAGCGTGCAGGCCGTGATGCAGGACGTCGACGCCGTGATCCACCTGGGCGGCATCGCCAACGAGCACACCTACGAGCAGATCCGGACCGTGAACATGGACGGCACCTACCACGTCCTCGAAGCGGCCCGGCGCGCTGGCGTGAAGCGGGTCGCGTTCGCGTCCAGCATCCACACCGTCGGCCACTACGCCCGCACCGAGACGATCTCCCCGGCCGTGCCGGTCCGCCCGGACACCTTCTACGGCGTGAGCAAGGTGTTCGGCGAAGCGCTGGGCCGCCTGTACTGGGAGCGGCACGGCCTGGAGTTCGTGGGCGTGCGCATCTGCTCCTTCCAGGATCGCCCGAAAGACCGCCGGCACCTGTCCACCTGGCTCTCCCCGCGCGACGCCGCGCAGCTGTTCGGGAAGGCCGTCACCGCCTCGGACGCCGGGTACCTGATCGTGGCCGGCATCAGCGGCAACGCCCGACGCTGGATGAGCCCTGACGGCTGGGACGTGCTCGGGTACGACCCGCAGGACGACGCCGAAACGTACGCGGCCGAACTGGAGTCCATTCACGGCGACCCCGCCGACCTCAGCGAGCAGCGGCAGGGCGGCGTGTTCGTGGACCCCGCCTACACCGGCCTGGCCGCCGACCCCACCCCCTGA
- the hpaE gene encoding 5-carboxymethyl-2-hydroxymuconate semialdehyde dehydrogenase, with amino-acid sequence MTHPTQSTATQQNHDLAAQLRESRLAPGLKHFIGGQWVAGQAGRTFDAHSPVDNSLLVQVAEGDAGDIDRAAQAAHDAFQTWREVGGAERRKILHRIADLIEKRSQEIAVLESLDTGQAIRFMKSAAARGAENFRFYADRAPAAGDGQSLPTTGFLNYSLRQPIGPVGVITPWNTPFMLSTWKIAPALAAGCTVVHKPAEWSPVSATLLAEIMDEAGLPKGVHNLVHGFGETAGRSLTEHPLIKAVAFVGETTTGSHIMRQGADTLKRVHFELGGKNPVVVFDDADLDKALDAVVFMIYSLNGERCTSSSRVLIQQGIYDEFTKRIAARAANIRVGDPLDPDTEVGPLVHPRHFQKVMSYFDKAREEGATIAEGGVRVGDTGNFVRPTLFTGARNDMAIAQEEIFGPVLTAIPFQDEAEALRLANDVAYGLAGYLWTNDLTRAHRFAHGLEAGMIWVNSENVRHLPTPFGGVKNSGIGRDGGDYSFEFYMETKNIAISLGTHKTARLGAGAPPAVTPKEVEG; translated from the coding sequence ATGACCCACCCGACCCAATCCACGGCCACCCAGCAGAACCACGACCTGGCCGCGCAACTGCGCGAAAGCCGCCTGGCCCCGGGCCTGAAGCACTTCATCGGCGGGCAGTGGGTGGCCGGCCAGGCCGGCCGCACCTTCGACGCGCACTCGCCCGTGGACAACAGCCTGCTGGTGCAGGTGGCCGAAGGGGACGCCGGCGACATCGACCGCGCCGCGCAGGCCGCGCACGACGCCTTCCAGACCTGGCGGGAGGTGGGCGGCGCCGAACGCCGCAAGATCCTGCACCGCATCGCCGACCTGATCGAGAAACGCAGTCAGGAGATCGCGGTGCTCGAAAGCCTGGACACCGGGCAGGCGATCCGCTTCATGAAGTCCGCCGCGGCGCGTGGCGCGGAGAACTTCCGCTTCTACGCCGACCGCGCCCCCGCCGCCGGTGACGGCCAGAGCCTGCCCACCACCGGGTTTCTGAACTACAGCCTCCGCCAGCCGATCGGGCCGGTGGGCGTGATCACGCCGTGGAACACGCCGTTCATGCTCAGCACCTGGAAGATCGCCCCGGCGCTGGCGGCCGGCTGCACGGTGGTGCACAAACCCGCCGAGTGGAGCCCGGTGAGCGCCACCCTGCTCGCCGAGATCATGGACGAGGCCGGACTACCGAAGGGCGTGCACAACCTCGTGCACGGCTTCGGGGAGACGGCCGGCAGGAGCCTCACCGAGCACCCACTGATCAAGGCGGTGGCGTTCGTGGGCGAGACGACCACCGGCAGCCACATCATGCGCCAGGGCGCCGACACCCTGAAACGCGTGCACTTCGAACTGGGCGGCAAGAACCCGGTCGTGGTGTTCGACGACGCCGACCTCGACAAGGCCCTGGACGCCGTGGTGTTCATGATCTACAGCCTGAACGGCGAACGCTGCACCAGTTCCAGCCGCGTGCTGATCCAGCAGGGCATCTACGACGAGTTCACGAAGCGCATCGCCGCGCGCGCCGCGAACATCCGCGTCGGCGACCCCCTCGACCCCGACACGGAAGTCGGGCCGCTCGTCCACCCCCGGCACTTCCAGAAGGTCATGTCGTACTTCGACAAGGCCAGGGAAGAAGGCGCCACCATCGCCGAGGGCGGAGTGCGCGTGGGCGACACCGGCAACTTCGTGCGCCCCACGCTGTTCACGGGCGCCCGCAACGACATGGCCATCGCACAGGAAGAGATCTTCGGCCCGGTCCTGACCGCCATTCCCTTCCAGGACGAAGCCGAGGCCCTGCGCCTGGCCAACGACGTCGCCTACGGCCTCGCCGGGTACCTCTGGACGAACGACCTGACGCGCGCGCACCGCTTCGCGCACGGCCTGGAAGCCGGGATGATCTGGGTGAACAGCGAGAACGTCCGCCACCTCCCCACCCCCTTCGGCGGCGTGAAGAACAGCGGCATCGGCCGGGACGGCGGGGATTACAGCTTCGAGTTCTACATGGAAACGAAGAACATCGCCATCTCGCTCGGCACGCACAAGACCGCCAGACTCGGTGCGGGCGCGCCCCCCGCCGTCACCCCGAAGGAAGTGGAGGGGTGA
- a CDS encoding fumarylacetoacetate hydrolase family protein — MKYARFTAGGRNLQGHLEGGRLIDAAGVAHDPEAVQFRLPVDPPKVIALALNFNDHAGELGLTQPKEPALFWKPNTTLLPHRGSVIYPRGAEFMHYEVELGVIIGRDARRVKAKDAMDYVGGYTIGNDLVVRDYVTNTFRPPMRGKGWDTFGPLGPYYVTADEIKDPHDLKLTAYVNGELRQEGSTRDMIFGIPELIEHISRFMTLQKDDVILTGTPKGISHVHPGDVMRLQVEGLGELVNDIVEEDEGAEPITGKESKEGEWDGR, encoded by the coding sequence ATGAAGTACGCCCGATTCACTGCCGGGGGCCGCAACCTGCAGGGCCACCTCGAAGGCGGCCGGCTCATCGACGCGGCCGGCGTCGCCCACGATCCCGAAGCCGTGCAGTTCCGCCTGCCGGTGGACCCGCCCAAGGTCATCGCCCTGGCCCTGAACTTCAACGACCACGCCGGCGAACTGGGCCTCACGCAGCCCAAGGAGCCCGCGCTGTTCTGGAAACCGAACACCACCCTGCTCCCGCACCGGGGCAGCGTCATCTACCCCCGCGGCGCGGAATTCATGCACTACGAGGTGGAACTCGGCGTGATCATCGGCCGGGACGCCCGGCGCGTGAAGGCCAAAGACGCCATGGACTACGTCGGCGGGTACACCATCGGCAACGACCTGGTGGTCCGCGACTACGTCACGAACACCTTCCGTCCCCCCATGCGCGGCAAGGGCTGGGACACCTTCGGGCCGCTCGGGCCGTACTACGTCACCGCCGACGAGATCAAGGACCCCCACGACCTGAAGCTCACCGCGTACGTGAACGGCGAACTGCGCCAGGAAGGCAGCACCCGCGACATGATCTTCGGGATTCCTGAACTGATCGAGCACATCTCGCGCTTCATGACCCTCCAGAAAGACGACGTGATCCTGACCGGCACGCCCAAGGGCATCAGCCACGTGCACCCCGGCGACGTGATGCGCCTGCAGGTCGAGGGCCTCGGGGAACTCGTGAACGACATCGTCGAGGAAGACGAGGGCGCCGAACCCATCACCGGGAAGGAAAGCAAGGAAGGAGAGTGGGACGGACGGTGA
- a CDS encoding PucR family transcriptional regulator: MPRLNDVRRALSLDPQEPDLPLRSMNEALARCPEPAARDVVRVAGGQAAREALDWPGLPLLLEALRDAVMSAQPEQALVTLIHAWTGGFAELRASWGDHVASAGTYSRQAVTHRLAHRERQVGALVLALPDPWDALTPVFTEYALLSRLQAAAAGAARRRVKERVLESLLSGLDDHADLGGEPFAVAVASLPERVSAGPASLTAREDALDVLAAVGEGYLTERRLSGYSTVRGGQAVWLWSTLSLSAEGRELHEALTSSTAQDVRLGVSSRHEVGVRGVVHEVRSAYAQARQALAATRAARGYTPFHGMDPLFALLSEGRLEVLARQVQGQLAALDDGGRAEGTLRAYLAHRGPLADLAAQQGIHLNTLRYRLRRAEDTLGGRLSDPELLARLYLAFEAAPPPRD, from the coding sequence ATGCCCCGCCTGAATGACGTGCGCCGCGCCCTGAGCCTGGACCCGCAGGAGCCTGACCTCCCGCTGCGGTCCATGAACGAGGCCCTGGCCCGCTGCCCGGAACCGGCTGCGCGGGACGTGGTGCGCGTCGCCGGCGGGCAGGCGGCGCGCGAGGCCCTGGACTGGCCGGGCCTGCCGCTGCTGCTCGAAGCCCTGCGGGACGCCGTGATGAGCGCCCAGCCGGAACAGGCCCTGGTGACGCTCATTCACGCCTGGACGGGAGGCTTCGCGGAGCTGCGGGCCAGCTGGGGGGACCACGTCGCCTCGGCCGGCACGTACTCCCGGCAGGCGGTCACGCACCGACTCGCGCACCGCGAGCGTCAGGTGGGCGCACTCGTGCTGGCCCTGCCGGACCCCTGGGACGCGCTGACGCCGGTGTTCACCGAGTACGCCCTGCTGTCGCGGCTGCAGGCCGCCGCGGCCGGCGCGGCCCGGCGGCGCGTGAAGGAACGGGTGCTCGAATCCCTGCTGTCCGGCCTGGATGACCACGCCGACCTGGGCGGGGAGCCGTTCGCGGTGGCGGTCGCCTCCCTGCCCGAGCGCGTGAGTGCCGGCCCGGCCTCCCTGACGGCGCGTGAGGATGCCCTGGACGTGCTCGCCGCCGTCGGCGAGGGGTACCTCACCGAGCGGCGCCTCAGCGGGTACTCCACCGTGCGGGGCGGCCAGGCGGTGTGGCTGTGGTCCACCCTGAGTCTCAGCGCCGAAGGCCGCGAGTTGCACGAGGCCCTGACCTCCTCCACCGCGCAGGACGTCCGCCTGGGGGTCAGCAGCCGGCACGAGGTGGGCGTGCGCGGCGTGGTGCACGAGGTCCGCTCCGCGTACGCTCAGGCGCGTCAGGCGCTGGCCGCCACCCGGGCCGCGCGCGGGTATACGCCCTTCCACGGCATGGACCCGCTGTTCGCCCTGCTGTCCGAAGGCCGCCTGGAGGTCCTGGCCCGGCAGGTACAGGGACAGCTCGCCGCCCTGGACGACGGCGGCCGCGCCGAGGGCACGCTGCGCGCCTACCTCGCGCACCGGGGCCCGCTCGCCGACCTCGCCGCGCAGCAGGGCATTCACCTGAACACCCTGCGCTACCGGCTGCGCCGCGCCGAGGACACCCTGGGCGGCCGCCTGAGCGACCCTGAACTCCTCGCGCGGCTGTACCTGGCGTTCGAGGCCGCCCCACCGCCCCGGGACTGA
- a CDS encoding DUF4127 family protein, whose amino-acid sequence MRSAFLLAFLLASTAPAQTLIPLDSRPANRVLPALIAGLPGGQPRVPDADLLGNATQGADPARLGAWWQAQPQQGPLIVALDALAYGGLVQSRTSPLSAAEALARLEPLRDWTARTGQPVYAFIVLPRHPDATNRERNLTVVREMLRWAAEGRFRELHVTWDDALPGSPAPGEGQTLAVDAPANVRFYPGADEVTAMLVARALAPEPRTVRFEYSDPTRAQDVIRYDGVPLTRSAANHAEASGFTVTDGPADLTLFVYNGGDPRRAALRVSALVRQGPVAVADVNAVNLGNLRLWRDLSTLRQAANLRALAAWGTPGNNLGTALAHAKLTFAGADPIRQDALLAREYANDVIYSASLRAELRRRIPENRMNTPEAQQALLTLVQNAFPLHMGNSYVVEDPRLPWGRSFEWDFDLQPR is encoded by the coding sequence ATGCGTTCCGCTTTCCTGCTGGCCTTCCTGCTGGCGTCCACCGCTCCGGCGCAGACGCTGATCCCGCTGGATTCCCGCCCGGCGAACCGCGTCCTGCCGGCCCTCATCGCCGGCCTACCGGGCGGGCAGCCTCGCGTGCCGGACGCCGACCTGCTAGGCAACGCCACGCAGGGCGCCGACCCGGCCCGGCTGGGCGCCTGGTGGCAGGCCCAGCCGCAGCAGGGGCCCCTGATCGTGGCCCTGGACGCCCTGGCGTACGGGGGCCTCGTGCAGTCGCGCACCAGTCCCCTGAGTGCCGCCGAGGCGCTGGCCCGCCTGGAACCGCTCCGGGACTGGACGGCGCGCACCGGGCAGCCGGTGTACGCCTTCATCGTGCTGCCCCGCCACCCGGACGCCACGAACCGCGAGCGGAACCTCACGGTGGTCCGGGAGATGCTCCGCTGGGCAGCCGAGGGCCGCTTCCGGGAGCTGCACGTCACCTGGGACGACGCCCTGCCCGGCAGCCCCGCGCCCGGCGAGGGGCAGACCCTGGCCGTGGACGCCCCGGCGAACGTGCGGTTCTATCCCGGCGCGGACGAGGTGACCGCCATGCTCGTCGCCCGGGCGCTGGCGCCTGAACCGCGCACGGTCCGTTTCGAGTACAGCGATCCCACCCGGGCGCAGGACGTCATCCGCTACGACGGCGTGCCCCTGACCCGCAGCGCCGCGAACCACGCCGAGGCGAGCGGCTTCACGGTCACGGACGGCCCGGCCGACCTCACCCTGTTTGTGTACAACGGAGGCGACCCACGCCGCGCGGCGCTGCGCGTCAGCGCGCTGGTCCGGCAGGGCCCGGTGGCCGTCGCGGACGTGAACGCCGTGAACCTCGGCAACCTGCGGCTGTGGCGGGACCTGTCCACCCTGCGCCAGGCTGCGAACCTGCGGGCCCTGGCGGCCTGGGGCACGCCCGGCAACAACCTCGGCACCGCGCTCGCGCACGCGAAACTCACCTTCGCCGGCGCCGACCCGATCCGCCAGGACGCCCTGCTCGCCCGCGAATACGCCAACGACGTGATCTACAGCGCCTCCCTGCGCGCCGAGCTGCGCCGGCGCATCCCCGAGAACCGCATGAACACGCCGGAAGCGCAGCAGGCCCTGCTCACCCTCGTGCAGAACGCCTTCCCGCTGCACATGGGCAACTCGTATGTGGTGGAGGACCCCAGGCTGCCCTGGGGCCGGTCCTTCGAATGGGATTTCGACCTGCAACCGCGCTGA
- a CDS encoding hybrid nucleoside-diphosphate sugar epimerase/sugar transferase: MNGTVLVVGASGFVGQVVCRDLLRRGYRVRAAARSAADLPPGVEAVTLPDLAQPGADWTALLDGADHVVYLAARVHVMNDTHPDPLAAYRAINRDAPVALARAAAQAGVRRLVYLSSIKVNGEGSRRPFTEEDRPQPTDPYGVSKWEAEQALLEVGRETGLAVVVIRPPLVYGPGVKANFMSLARAAGKGWPLPLGAVDNRRSLIYVENLADLIALTLEHPAAAGQVFLASDGEDLSTADLTRRLAEAQGRTPNLPAVPVGWLRLAGRLTGRTAVIDRLLGSLQVSSDKARRDLAWTPPYPVWQAVARTGASVTGAHAPGAAGRVRLSAGQRAYLLVRSPVERVLAAGMLVLLSPLLLLIAAVIRLDSPGPVLFRQERAGRRHEPFIIYKFRTMRAGTPHLSTEDMLRSGLSTVTRAGGFLRRTSLDELPQLLNVIRGEMSFVGPRPALMTQHPVLTLRQASGADVLAPGITGYAQVTGRDDLSDAEKVERDTAYLRRISLAMDLNIVLLTVGSIFKGTGTK; encoded by the coding sequence GTGAACGGCACGGTGCTCGTCGTGGGGGCCAGCGGCTTCGTCGGCCAGGTGGTCTGCCGGGATCTGCTCCGGCGCGGGTACCGCGTGCGGGCTGCGGCCCGCAGCGCGGCCGACCTGCCGCCGGGCGTCGAGGCCGTCACCCTCCCGGATCTCGCGCAGCCCGGTGCGGACTGGACGGCGCTGCTGGACGGGGCCGATCACGTCGTGTACCTCGCGGCCAGGGTCCACGTGATGAACGACACCCATCCCGATCCGCTGGCCGCCTACCGCGCGATCAACCGCGACGCGCCGGTCGCCCTGGCCCGCGCGGCCGCTCAGGCGGGGGTCCGGCGGCTGGTTTACCTCAGTTCCATCAAGGTCAACGGAGAGGGAAGCCGCCGCCCGTTCACGGAAGAGGACCGGCCACAGCCGACCGACCCGTACGGCGTCAGCAAGTGGGAAGCGGAGCAGGCCCTGCTGGAGGTCGGCCGGGAGACCGGGCTGGCCGTGGTGGTCATCCGTCCGCCCCTGGTGTACGGGCCGGGCGTGAAAGCCAATTTCATGTCCCTGGCCCGGGCCGCCGGGAAAGGCTGGCCCCTGCCGCTCGGCGCGGTCGACAACCGGCGCAGCCTGATCTACGTCGAGAACCTCGCCGACCTGATCGCGCTCACCCTCGAGCATCCGGCCGCCGCCGGGCAGGTGTTCCTGGCCTCAGACGGTGAGGACCTGTCCACCGCCGACCTCACGCGCCGACTCGCGGAAGCGCAGGGCCGCACGCCGAACCTGCCGGCCGTTCCGGTGGGCTGGCTGCGCCTGGCAGGCAGGCTGACCGGGCGGACAGCCGTCATCGACCGCCTGCTGGGCTCGCTGCAGGTCAGCAGTGACAAAGCCCGGCGTGACCTAGCCTGGACGCCGCCCTACCCGGTGTGGCAGGCAGTGGCTCGCACCGGGGCCAGCGTGACCGGCGCGCACGCGCCCGGCGCGGCGGGCCGGGTCCGGCTGTCGGCTGGTCAGCGGGCGTACCTCCTGGTCCGCTCACCCGTCGAGCGTGTTCTGGCAGCTGGGATGCTGGTGCTGCTCAGCCCGCTGCTGCTGCTGATCGCGGCCGTGATCCGCCTGGACTCGCCCGGGCCTGTGCTGTTCCGGCAGGAGCGTGCGGGGCGGCGGCACGAGCCGTTCATCATCTACAAGTTCCGCACCATGCGCGCCGGAACCCCGCACCTGTCCACCGAGGACATGCTCAGGTCGGGGCTGAGCACGGTGACGCGGGCGGGCGGGTTCCTGCGACGGACCAGCCTGGACGAACTCCCGCAGCTGCTCAACGTCATTCGCGGTGAGATGAGCTTCGTCGGCCCGCGGCCTGCGCTGATGACGCAGCACCCGGTCCTGACCCTGCGTCAGGCCTCAGGCGCTGACGTGCTGGCCCCCGGCATCACCGGGTACGCGCAGGTGACCGGGCGGGACGACCTCAGCGACGCGGAGAAGGTGGAGCGCGACACTGCGTACCTCCGGCGGATCAGCCTGGCGATGGACCTGAACATCGTCCTGCTGACGGTGGGCTCGATCTTCAAGGGCACCGGCACCAAGTAG
- a CDS encoding glycosyltransferase family 4 protein, whose protein sequence is MHVLIVTQYFWPENFRINDLVSGLHDRGHRVTVLTGHPNYPSGQFTHGYDGRRVAEEQYEGIRVVRVPLLPRGQGSGVRLFLNYLSFAVSASVLGPRLLREAYDVIFVYEPSPMTVGYPAMVMKRRTRRPIVFYIQDLWPESLSATGFVTHPWALRAVEWMVRGIYRACDRILVTSRAFIPRVERLGVPARRIAYYPQYAEGFYRPLAPDLDWARAQGVQAGFTVMFAGNMGLAQDLSTVLDAAEMLRDRDINWVFVGDGSVRANLEQQARERQLDRVAFLGSHPAEQMPRFFAQADALLVSLTRDELFALTVPAKLQSYLASGRPVLASLAGEGAQIVEEAGAGLSCAPQDARALADAVTRLHETPPEERAEMGRRGRAYFEAHFERERLLTELEALLAEAGGAR, encoded by the coding sequence GTGCACGTTCTGATCGTCACCCAGTACTTCTGGCCGGAGAACTTCCGCATCAACGACCTGGTGTCGGGCCTGCATGACCGTGGCCACCGCGTGACGGTCCTCACCGGTCACCCGAACTACCCGTCCGGCCAGTTCACGCACGGCTATGACGGGCGTCGGGTGGCGGAGGAGCAGTACGAGGGCATCCGGGTGGTGAGGGTGCCGCTGCTCCCCCGGGGACAGGGCAGCGGTGTGCGGCTGTTCCTGAACTACCTGTCGTTCGCGGTGTCGGCCAGCGTCCTCGGGCCCCGCCTGCTGCGGGAGGCGTACGACGTGATCTTCGTGTACGAGCCGTCCCCCATGACCGTCGGGTACCCGGCCATGGTCATGAAGCGCAGGACCCGGCGGCCGATCGTGTTCTACATTCAGGACCTGTGGCCGGAAAGCCTCTCCGCGACGGGCTTCGTGACGCACCCCTGGGCGCTTCGGGCGGTGGAATGGATGGTCCGGGGCATCTACCGGGCCTGCGACCGGATCCTGGTCACGTCCCGCGCGTTCATTCCGCGCGTCGAGCGCCTGGGCGTGCCGGCCCGGCGGATCGCGTACTACCCCCAGTACGCGGAGGGCTTCTACCGGCCGTTGGCGCCCGACCTCGACTGGGCACGTGCGCAGGGTGTGCAGGCGGGGTTCACGGTCATGTTCGCCGGGAACATGGGCCTGGCCCAGGACCTGTCCACGGTGCTGGACGCCGCGGAGATGCTGCGTGACCGCGACATCAACTGGGTCTTCGTGGGTGACGGCAGCGTCCGCGCCAACCTGGAACAGCAGGCCCGGGAACGGCAGCTGGACCGGGTGGCGTTCCTGGGCAGCCACCCGGCCGAGCAGATGCCCCGCTTCTTCGCTCAGGCGGACGCGCTGCTGGTCTCCCTCACCCGGGATGAGCTCTTTGCCCTCACGGTACCGGCCAAACTCCAGTCGTACCTTGCGAGCGGCCGGCCGGTACTCGCCTCCCTGGCAGGCGAAGGCGCCCAGATCGTGGAGGAAGCCGGCGCCGGGCTGAGCTGCGCGCCGCAGGACGCCCGCGCCCTGGCAGACGCGGTGACCCGCCTGCACGAGACGCCCCCGGAGGAGCGCGCCGAAATGGGCCGCCGGGGCCGGGCGTACTTCGAAGCCCATTTCGAGCGCGAGCGTCTCCTCACCGAGCTCGAAGCCCTGCTCGCCGAAGCCGGAGGTGCTCGGTGA